The proteins below come from a single Cupriavidus pauculus genomic window:
- a CDS encoding IlvD/Edd family dehydratase produces the protein MPDTPRRLRSQEWFDDPSHADMTALYVERFMNYGLTREELQSGRPIIGIAQTGSDLAPCNRHHIELAERTKAGIRDAGGIPMEFPVHPLAEQSRRPTAALDRNLAYLGLVEVLHGFPLDGVVLTTGCDKTTPACLMAAATVDMPAIVLSGGPMLDGWHEGKRVGSGTVIWHARNLLAAGDIDYEGFMALTTASSPSIGHCNTMGTALSMNSLAEALGMSLPGCASIPAAYRERGQMAYATGKRAVDLVREDLRPSKIMTRAAFENAIAVASALGASSNCPPHLIAIARHMGVELSLEDWQRFGEKVPLLVNCMPAGEYLGESFHRAGGVPAVLRQLDAAGLLRRNCMTVSGQRLGDIADKAPEADRDVIRTAEEPLKHGAGFIVLSGNFFDSAIMKMSVVGEAFRSTYLSEPGAENTFEARAIVFDGPEDYHARINDPALAIDERCILVIRGCGTVGYPGSSEVVNMAPPAELVRQGITSLPCMGDGRQSGTSASPSILNMSPEAAVGGGLALLRTNDRIRVNLNDRSVNVLVDADELERRRETATFTVPPAQTPWQELYRQTVGQLSTGGCLEPATLYLKVIEQRGNPRHSH, from the coding sequence ATGCCGGACACCCCACGCCGCCTGCGCAGCCAGGAATGGTTCGACGACCCGTCGCATGCGGACATGACCGCGCTATACGTCGAACGCTTCATGAACTACGGCCTGACGCGCGAGGAACTGCAATCGGGCAGGCCCATCATCGGCATCGCGCAAACGGGCAGCGACCTCGCGCCGTGCAACCGTCACCATATCGAGCTGGCCGAGCGCACCAAGGCCGGCATTCGCGACGCGGGCGGTATTCCGATGGAATTTCCGGTCCACCCGCTGGCGGAGCAGAGCCGTCGCCCGACCGCCGCGCTCGACCGCAATCTCGCCTATCTCGGACTCGTGGAAGTGCTGCACGGCTTTCCGCTCGATGGCGTGGTGCTGACCACGGGCTGCGACAAGACGACCCCCGCATGCCTGATGGCCGCCGCCACGGTCGATATGCCCGCCATCGTGCTGTCCGGCGGACCCATGCTCGATGGATGGCACGAAGGCAAACGCGTCGGCTCGGGCACGGTCATCTGGCACGCGCGCAACTTGCTCGCCGCGGGCGATATCGACTACGAAGGGTTCATGGCGCTGACCACGGCGTCGTCGCCGTCCATCGGCCATTGCAATACCATGGGCACGGCGCTATCGATGAACAGCCTCGCGGAGGCGCTCGGCATGTCGTTGCCCGGCTGCGCGAGCATTCCGGCTGCCTATCGCGAGCGTGGGCAAATGGCGTACGCCACGGGCAAGCGCGCCGTCGATCTCGTGCGCGAGGACTTGCGGCCGTCCAAGATCATGACGCGCGCCGCGTTCGAGAATGCCATCGCGGTCGCTTCCGCGCTCGGCGCATCGAGCAACTGCCCGCCGCACCTGATCGCGATCGCACGGCATATGGGCGTGGAACTGAGTCTCGAGGACTGGCAGCGTTTCGGAGAGAAGGTACCGCTACTCGTCAACTGCATGCCGGCCGGCGAGTATCTGGGCGAGAGCTTCCACCGCGCGGGCGGCGTGCCGGCCGTGCTGCGCCAGCTCGATGCGGCCGGTCTGCTGCGCCGCAACTGCATGACGGTGTCGGGCCAGCGTCTCGGCGATATCGCGGACAAGGCGCCCGAGGCCGACCGCGACGTCATTCGCACGGCCGAGGAACCGCTCAAGCACGGTGCGGGATTCATCGTGCTGTCGGGCAACTTCTTCGACAGCGCGATCATGAAGATGTCGGTCGTGGGCGAAGCGTTCCGCAGCACGTACCTGAGCGAGCCTGGGGCAGAGAACACGTTCGAGGCCCGCGCCATCGTGTTCGATGGCCCCGAGGACTACCATGCACGCATCAACGATCCCGCGCTCGCGATCGACGAGCGATGCATCCTCGTGATTCGCGGCTGCGGCACGGTGGGATATCCGGGCAGCTCCGAAGTCGTCAATATGGCGCCACCGGCCGAGCTCGTGCGGCAGGGCATTACCTCGCTGCCCTGCATGGGCGACGGCCGCCAAAGCGGCACGTCGGCCAGCCCGTCCATTCTCAATATGTCGCCGGAAGCCGCCGTCGGCGGCGGTCTGGCCCTGCTGCGTACGAACGACCGGATCCGGGTCAACCTCAACGATCGCAGCGTCAACGTGCTCGTGGATGCGGACGAACTCGAACGCCGCCGCGAGACCGCGACCTTCACGGTGCCGCCGGCGCAGACGCCATGGCAGGAGCTCTATCGGCAGACGGTGGGCCAGCTGTCCACGGGCGGATGCCTCGAGCCCGCCACGCTGTACCTGAAGGTGATCGAGCAACGCGGCAACCCGCGCCACTCGCATTGA
- a CDS encoding MFS transporter, which yields MAVSTLAPDRADSLTPAVFLALGTFAIGTEGFMIAPLLSTMAADFGLSVPHVALLVVVFTLTMAITSPIATTLTASWSRRRTLLCAMTVFTAGNLLAAWSPSFGVLMAARVMMAVASGLYVPNANALAGAIVSPARRGRALAVVSGGMTLAIALGLPLGGLVGHAFGWRMTFLAVGAMSLTAIVGILAGVARDAGAGIPVATLSQRLAVVRQPAVLQLLSVSLFWSIGAYAAYPYIAPYLTQVLGFQSAGINATVSLWGLAAAFGVTTGGALNDRYGSSRVARLSLLVLGLAFWALSMAAAALSPHLAMVPVLLAVVVWGFTVWSFFPAQMARLMAAGSASQASLALALNTSTMYLGFSIGSALGAVILGRHAIWGIGLLAGACQFVALFLDHNRKTSP from the coding sequence ATGGCAGTCTCCACGCTTGCGCCCGACCGTGCCGATTCGCTGACGCCGGCGGTCTTCCTGGCGCTCGGCACCTTTGCCATCGGCACGGAAGGCTTCATGATCGCGCCGCTGCTGTCGACGATGGCCGCGGACTTCGGCCTCAGCGTGCCCCATGTCGCGCTGCTCGTCGTCGTGTTCACGCTGACGATGGCGATCACCTCGCCGATCGCGACGACGCTCACCGCATCGTGGAGCCGCCGGCGCACGCTACTGTGTGCCATGACAGTGTTCACGGCCGGCAACCTGCTGGCGGCATGGTCGCCGAGTTTCGGGGTCCTGATGGCCGCGCGGGTCATGATGGCCGTGGCCTCGGGTCTCTACGTGCCCAATGCGAATGCGCTGGCCGGCGCCATCGTGAGCCCCGCCAGGCGCGGCCGCGCGCTGGCGGTGGTGAGCGGCGGCATGACGCTGGCCATTGCGCTGGGACTACCGCTCGGCGGACTGGTCGGCCACGCATTCGGCTGGCGGATGACGTTTCTGGCCGTGGGCGCGATGAGCCTGACGGCAATCGTGGGCATCCTCGCCGGCGTCGCCCGCGATGCCGGTGCCGGCATTCCCGTCGCCACGCTCTCGCAGCGCCTGGCGGTGGTGCGCCAGCCCGCGGTCCTGCAACTGCTGTCCGTCAGCCTGTTCTGGTCGATCGGCGCGTATGCGGCTTATCCGTATATCGCCCCCTACCTGACGCAGGTGCTCGGTTTCCAGTCGGCGGGGATCAACGCCACGGTTTCGCTATGGGGTCTTGCCGCGGCGTTCGGCGTCACCACCGGCGGCGCGTTGAATGACCGTTACGGCTCCAGCCGCGTCGCGCGCCTGTCCCTGCTGGTTCTCGGGCTCGCGTTCTGGGCCTTGTCGATGGCGGCGGCCGCCTTGTCGCCGCATCTGGCGATGGTGCCGGTCCTCCTCGCCGTCGTCGTCTGGGGCTTTACCGTCTGGTCGTTCTTCCCGGCGCAGATGGCCCGGCTGATGGCCGCGGGAAGCGCGTCTCAGGCGTCGCTGGCGCTGGCCCTCAATACCTCGACGATGTACCTCGGCTTCTCCATCGGCAGCGCGCTCGGCGCGGTCATTCTCGGCCGCCATGCCATCTGGGGCATCGGATTGCTGGCGGGCGCCTGCCAGTTCGTCGCGCTGTTTCTCGATCACAACAGGAAAACGTCCCCATGA
- a CDS encoding MFS transporter, which translates to MPTITQTAALPAAADASEDALYRKVMRRILPLLLLCYVVAYLDRVNVGFAKLQMLDDLHLSDSVYALGASIFFWGYFLFEMPSNLLLHRYGARFWIARIMITWGIVSSSMAFVQPLAGFFHVQTSTMFYALRFLLGICEAGFFPGVILYMNYWFPARRQSVAMSGFLVAIPLSLTLGSVVSGWLMEQTHGLSGMSGWQWMLLLEGLPSVVVAFIVLAFMGDGPQKANWLSAHEKAVLSRNLEREAAHKSHSVSAALRSPRVWLLTFILLTFNTGFYGLAFWLPSIIRASGVQSPMHIGLLTAIPYLTAIFAMVWNASHSRKTGERRWHAAVPAFIGGVGLILSAAFAQHVALSIVLLTIATCGILSLMPIYWTFPGQILSGTAAAAGIALINSVGNLSGFTGSMITGVAKEMTGNINNGTYALGACLLVSCVLIALIPKAILHPPADR; encoded by the coding sequence ATGCCAACCATCACCCAGACCGCCGCCCTGCCGGCCGCGGCGGACGCGTCGGAAGACGCGCTCTACCGCAAGGTCATGCGGCGCATCCTCCCGCTACTGCTGCTGTGCTACGTGGTTGCCTACCTCGACCGCGTCAACGTGGGCTTCGCGAAGCTGCAGATGCTGGACGACCTGCATCTGAGCGACAGCGTCTACGCGCTCGGCGCAAGCATCTTCTTCTGGGGCTACTTCCTGTTCGAGATGCCCAGCAACCTGCTGCTGCATCGCTATGGCGCGCGCTTCTGGATCGCACGGATCATGATCACGTGGGGCATCGTGTCGTCGTCGATGGCCTTTGTCCAGCCGCTGGCCGGGTTCTTCCACGTGCAGACATCAACGATGTTCTACGCGCTCCGCTTTCTGCTGGGCATCTGCGAAGCCGGCTTCTTCCCCGGCGTGATCCTGTACATGAACTACTGGTTCCCGGCGCGCCGCCAGAGTGTGGCCATGTCCGGCTTCCTGGTCGCGATTCCGCTGAGCCTGACGTTGGGCAGCGTGGTCTCTGGCTGGCTGATGGAACAGACACACGGCCTGTCCGGCATGAGCGGCTGGCAATGGATGCTGCTGCTCGAAGGCCTGCCTTCCGTGGTCGTCGCGTTTATCGTGCTGGCCTTCATGGGAGACGGTCCGCAGAAGGCCAACTGGCTCTCCGCTCATGAAAAGGCCGTGCTCTCGCGCAATCTGGAGCGCGAGGCCGCGCACAAGTCGCACAGCGTGAGCGCTGCGCTGCGCAGCCCGCGCGTCTGGCTGCTGACGTTCATCCTGCTGACGTTCAACACCGGCTTCTACGGCCTCGCATTCTGGCTGCCGTCGATCATCCGCGCATCGGGCGTCCAGAGCCCCATGCATATCGGGCTGCTGACCGCCATTCCCTACCTGACCGCGATCTTTGCGATGGTCTGGAACGCATCGCACTCGCGCAAGACCGGAGAGCGCCGCTGGCACGCCGCCGTACCCGCGTTCATCGGGGGCGTCGGACTGATCCTGAGCGCGGCGTTCGCACAGCATGTGGCGCTGTCGATCGTGCTGCTGACCATCGCCACTTGCGGCATCCTGTCGCTGATGCCGATCTACTGGACGTTCCCGGGCCAGATCCTGTCGGGTACCGCCGCAGCGGCCGGCATCGCGCTGATCAACTCGGTGGGTAACCTGTCCGGCTTCACCGGTTCGATGATCACCGGCGTGGCCAAGGAGATGACGGGGAACATCAACAACGGTACCTATGCGCTCGGCGCGTGCCTGCTGGTCAGTTGCGTGCTGATCGCGCTCATTCCGAAGGCCATTCTCCATCCGCCGGCCGACCGATAG
- a CDS encoding SDR family oxidoreductase, protein MQLTGNTIFITGGTSGIGLALAKAFHKLDNKVIVAGRRKALLAQISADHPGIDGVELDIADADDIARVAAKLVAEYPALNVLINNAGVMPFDDPSTVVDDTGSRRILDTNFLGAVRMTSALVEHLKAQPRATILYNSSVLAYVPIATNAVYSASKAALHSYALSQRFMLRETNVTVQEIAPPWVDTDLVKKSGDPRAMPLDAFIEETMRGLATEAPEVFVEGIRAMRNNPGLGEHELVHAFNQSIAENPIPV, encoded by the coding sequence ATGCAACTCACGGGCAACACCATCTTCATCACGGGCGGAACCTCCGGTATCGGGCTCGCGCTCGCGAAGGCGTTTCACAAGCTGGACAACAAGGTCATCGTCGCCGGACGCCGCAAGGCGCTGCTGGCGCAAATCTCTGCCGACCATCCGGGCATCGACGGTGTGGAGCTCGACATTGCCGATGCCGATGACATCGCCCGCGTCGCGGCAAAGCTGGTCGCCGAGTACCCCGCGCTCAACGTGCTGATCAACAACGCGGGTGTCATGCCGTTCGACGACCCCTCCACCGTCGTCGACGACACAGGTTCGCGCCGCATTCTCGATACGAATTTCCTCGGCGCCGTGCGCATGACCTCGGCACTGGTCGAGCATCTGAAGGCGCAGCCGCGCGCGACCATCCTCTACAACAGCTCCGTGCTGGCGTACGTGCCGATTGCCACCAACGCGGTGTACTCGGCCTCCAAGGCCGCGCTGCATTCGTACGCGCTGTCGCAACGCTTCATGCTGCGGGAGACCAACGTGACGGTGCAGGAGATCGCGCCCCCCTGGGTCGATACCGACCTCGTCAAGAAGAGCGGCGACCCGCGCGCGATGCCGCTGGATGCCTTTATCGAGGAGACCATGCGCGGTCTCGCCACGGAAGCGCCCGAAGTCTTCGTCGAGGGCATTCGCGCGATGCGCAACAACCCGGGGCTGGGCGAGCACGAGCTCGTGCATGCGTTCAACCAGAGCATTGCCGAGAACCCCATCCCGGTCTGA
- a CDS encoding xanthine dehydrogenase family protein molybdopterin-binding subunit, with product MRLQGFEATAGVAPLSRRRFLKIAGLAGGGFALGLAGLPEMANADNGGAPKAPSPPQAFVVIAPDNTVTIAVNRLEFGQGVHTALPMVLADELDVPWASVRSVLAPAGDAYRDPGFGIQMTGGSTALRNSFGQYRELGARARAMLVAAAAKQWNVDPSACTAQQGVVTAGSQRATYGELAHAAMALPIPATVTLKDPSQFRIIGKPTPRLDAASKLHGDPVFGIDTRLKDMVVAVVAHPPRFGGKVKTFNADKALAIKGVREVMLVPVDRDGTGIAVVADGYWPAKQGRDALQIDWEDAGSRAGTKALYEEYGKLATQPGMVALASAHGDIDAAIKGASRVIDAEYRLPYLAHAPMEPLNCTMQAEISGNKATGVKVWVGSQFQTVDQAAIARTLALPTEKVTLYTMMAGGGFGRRAVPTSDYLVESAGVLRAWIARGHAEPLKVMWSREDDIKGGYYRPLHVHRARIGFDAKGQVLGWQHAIVGQSIIIGTPFEPFLVKNGVDSTMTEGIVENEYGLPMQVSAHHPKTDVAVLWWRSVGNTHTAFVKETLIDEMATAAKQDPVAWRMARLDPTHHARHRDALQLAVDRSGYGKRKLPKGHAWGVAVHESFGTVVAYVVDVSVVKGEARVHRVTAGVHCNRVVNPLTAEAQVQGACIFGLSMIRPGFAIEMENGVVKNSNFPDYPPPRMPDAPPIDVFFVPSEDPPAGLGEPGVPPLAPAVANAVFRLTGKRQRQTPFVLA from the coding sequence ATGCGTCTACAAGGATTCGAGGCGACGGCCGGCGTCGCGCCGCTCTCGCGACGGCGCTTTCTCAAGATCGCCGGCCTGGCGGGCGGCGGCTTCGCGCTCGGCCTCGCCGGATTGCCGGAGATGGCCAACGCGGACAACGGGGGTGCCCCGAAAGCGCCCTCGCCTCCTCAGGCCTTCGTCGTCATCGCGCCGGACAACACCGTCACGATCGCGGTCAACCGGCTGGAGTTCGGGCAAGGCGTGCATACGGCGCTGCCGATGGTGCTTGCCGACGAACTCGACGTGCCCTGGGCGAGCGTGCGGTCCGTGCTGGCGCCGGCCGGCGATGCCTATCGCGATCCGGGTTTCGGCATTCAGATGACAGGCGGGTCGACGGCGCTCAGGAACTCGTTCGGTCAGTACCGCGAACTCGGCGCCCGCGCGCGCGCAATGCTCGTGGCGGCTGCCGCGAAGCAGTGGAACGTGGACCCGTCCGCATGCACGGCGCAGCAAGGCGTGGTCACGGCGGGATCGCAGCGGGCCACGTATGGCGAGCTTGCCCACGCCGCGATGGCGCTGCCCATCCCCGCGACGGTGACCCTGAAGGACCCGTCGCAGTTCCGCATCATCGGCAAGCCCACGCCGCGACTCGACGCCGCATCGAAACTGCATGGCGACCCCGTGTTCGGCATCGATACGCGGCTCAAGGACATGGTGGTGGCGGTCGTCGCGCATCCGCCGCGCTTCGGTGGCAAGGTGAAGACCTTCAACGCCGACAAGGCGCTGGCCATCAAGGGCGTGCGCGAGGTGATGCTGGTGCCCGTGGACCGTGACGGCACCGGCATCGCCGTCGTTGCCGACGGTTACTGGCCCGCGAAGCAAGGCCGCGATGCGTTGCAGATCGACTGGGAAGATGCAGGCTCGCGCGCCGGCACGAAGGCGCTGTACGAGGAGTACGGCAAGCTTGCCACGCAGCCGGGGATGGTGGCGCTGGCATCGGCGCACGGCGATATCGACGCCGCCATCAAGGGGGCGAGCCGGGTCATCGACGCCGAATACCGGCTGCCCTATCTGGCGCACGCCCCGATGGAGCCGCTCAACTGCACGATGCAGGCGGAAATCAGCGGCAACAAGGCAACCGGCGTCAAGGTCTGGGTCGGCTCCCAGTTCCAGACCGTCGATCAGGCCGCCATCGCGCGGACACTAGCGCTCCCGACCGAGAAGGTCACGCTGTACACGATGATGGCGGGTGGCGGCTTCGGACGCCGCGCGGTACCCACGTCCGACTATCTGGTGGAGTCGGCCGGCGTGCTGCGGGCATGGATCGCCAGGGGCCATGCGGAACCGCTCAAGGTCATGTGGAGCCGCGAGGACGATATCAAGGGCGGTTACTACCGCCCCCTGCACGTGCATCGCGCGCGGATCGGTTTCGATGCAAAGGGCCAGGTCTTGGGCTGGCAGCATGCGATCGTGGGCCAGTCCATCATCATCGGCACGCCGTTCGAACCGTTTCTGGTGAAGAACGGCGTCGATTCAACCATGACCGAAGGCATCGTCGAGAACGAGTATGGGCTGCCGATGCAGGTCAGCGCCCATCACCCGAAGACCGATGTGGCCGTCCTCTGGTGGCGCTCCGTGGGCAACACGCATACCGCGTTCGTCAAGGAGACGCTGATCGACGAAATGGCCACCGCCGCGAAGCAGGATCCCGTGGCGTGGCGCATGGCGAGACTCGACCCCACCCATCACGCGCGCCATCGGGACGCGCTGCAGCTGGCCGTGGACCGGTCCGGTTATGGCAAGCGCAAGCTGCCCAAGGGGCATGCGTGGGGGGTGGCCGTGCACGAATCGTTCGGCACGGTGGTGGCCTATGTGGTCGACGTATCGGTGGTCAAGGGCGAAGCACGCGTGCACCGCGTCACGGCTGGCGTGCACTGCAATCGCGTGGTCAACCCGTTGACCGCCGAAGCGCAGGTACAGGGTGCGTGCATCTTCGGGCTATCGATGATCCGCCCCGGATTCGCCATCGAGATGGAGAACGGCGTCGTGAAGAACAGCAACTTCCCCGACTACCCGCCGCCCCGCATGCCGGACGCGCCCCCGATCGACGTCTTCTTCGTGCCGTCGGAGGATCCGCCGGCCGGCCTCGGCGAACCCGGCGTGCCGCCGCTGGCACCGGCGGTCGCCAACGCGGTATTCCGGCTCACCGGAAAACGGCAGCGGCAAACGCCGTTCGTGCTGGCCTGA
- a CDS encoding LacI family DNA-binding transcriptional regulator, producing the protein MTSSNASRHAGPPRMSDVARVAGVSKMTVSRVLAGHRVADKTRERVRQAIDKLGYVADAAAGALSSGRSEFVAVLVPSLSSSNFSDTVRGLTTVLEPHGLQLLLGDTDYELDREERLVRSLLRHQPRCIALTGAQHTDATRKLLERSGIPVVEMWDLPTNPIDTAVGFSNVRAARAMVRHLAERGYQRIGFLGGASALDTRGLDRLKGYRAEIKALGLGEPRVVRLGDSPITMSHGAPAMAALLAQWPDTDAVMCVSDMSAFGAIMECHRRGLSVPGDMAVAGFGNFEVAECCHPRITSVSVDPYGIGLRTGEALLAALEARDAGTEAASQSIRIEFEIVARESA; encoded by the coding sequence ATGACCAGCTCCAACGCATCCCGGCATGCCGGCCCCCCTCGCATGTCCGACGTCGCCCGTGTGGCGGGGGTGTCCAAGATGACGGTATCCCGCGTGCTGGCGGGGCACCGCGTCGCCGACAAGACGCGCGAGCGGGTTCGCCAGGCCATCGACAAGCTTGGCTACGTGGCCGATGCCGCGGCGGGCGCGCTGTCGTCGGGACGTTCGGAGTTCGTCGCCGTGCTCGTGCCGTCGCTGTCCAGTTCCAACTTCTCCGATACCGTGCGCGGACTCACGACAGTGCTGGAACCCCACGGTCTGCAACTGCTGCTTGGGGACACCGACTACGAACTCGACCGGGAAGAGCGGCTCGTGCGTTCGTTGCTGCGCCATCAGCCCCGCTGCATCGCACTGACCGGGGCGCAACACACGGACGCCACGCGCAAGCTGCTCGAACGGTCGGGTATCCCGGTGGTGGAGATGTGGGATCTGCCGACGAATCCGATCGATACCGCGGTGGGCTTTTCCAACGTCCGCGCGGCGCGCGCGATGGTCCGTCACCTCGCCGAACGCGGCTATCAGCGTATCGGATTCCTCGGCGGCGCCAGCGCGCTGGACACGCGCGGGCTGGACCGCCTCAAGGGCTACCGCGCGGAGATCAAGGCCCTGGGACTGGGCGAGCCACGCGTCGTGCGCCTCGGCGATTCGCCCATTACCATGAGCCACGGCGCGCCCGCCATGGCGGCACTGCTCGCGCAGTGGCCCGACACCGACGCCGTCATGTGCGTCAGCGATATGTCGGCCTTCGGCGCGATCATGGAATGCCACCGTCGCGGCCTGTCCGTGCCTGGCGACATGGCCGTGGCGGGCTTCGGCAACTTCGAGGTGGCTGAGTGCTGCCATCCGCGCATTACGTCGGTCTCGGTCGATCCCTACGGCATCGGCCTGCGCACGGGCGAGGCGCTGCTCGCCGCGCTCGAGGCCCGCGACGCGGGTACGGAGGCGGCGTCGCAGAGCATTCGCATCGAGTTCGAGATCGTGGCACGCGAGAGCGCCTGA
- a CDS encoding (2Fe-2S)-binding protein, whose translation MTTLNINGKTVDVDADPSTPLLWALRDTLGMTGTKFGCGMAACGACTVHINGTATRSCVMPISAVAGINVNTIESMGDDRIGRAVLDAWIRHDVAQCGYCQNGQVMSAVGLLRTKPRPTDADIDQAMAGNICRCGTYQRIRAAIKDAARTIA comes from the coding sequence ATGACGACGCTCAACATCAACGGCAAGACGGTCGACGTCGATGCCGATCCATCGACGCCACTGCTCTGGGCGCTGCGCGACACGCTGGGCATGACCGGCACCAAGTTCGGCTGCGGCATGGCTGCCTGCGGTGCCTGCACCGTCCATATCAACGGCACGGCCACGCGCAGCTGCGTGATGCCGATTTCGGCGGTGGCCGGCATCAACGTCAATACCATCGAAAGCATGGGCGACGACCGGATCGGGCGCGCCGTGCTCGATGCGTGGATTCGCCATGACGTGGCGCAGTGCGGCTACTGCCAGAACGGACAGGTCATGAGTGCCGTCGGGCTGCTTCGGACCAAGCCCCGGCCGACGGATGCCGATATCGACCAGGCCATGGCAGGCAACATCTGCCGCTGCGGCACCTATCAACGTATACGCGCGGCCATCAAGGATGCCGCGCGCACCATCGCCTGA
- a CDS encoding fumarylacetoacetate hydrolase family protein yields the protein MDTLNVSDCLPQDLAQALLVGRVWRDDVAHPGPSVVAVRNGEVFDITREAPTTADLFDRPDAVAIARHAPGESLGRVEALLQHALDGGKARHALLAPCDVQAIKACGVTFAVSLIERVIEEQAGGDPARARDVRETIAATIGTDLSKIVPGSEPAQRLKAELERRGAWSQYMEVGIGPDAEVFSKSQPMSSVGFGADVGLLPVSVWNNPEPEIVLAVNSAGAIVGATLGNDVNLRDIEGRSALLLGKCKDNNASCAIGPFVRLFDDAFSLDSVRAASLSLRVEGDDDGFVLDGISHMREISRDPADLVGQTFGAHHQYPDGFMLFLGTMFSPIQDRDAPGAGFTHHLGDRVTIATPLLGALVNTVRPCTEIAPWTYGVRALYGNLAARGLLGGE from the coding sequence ATGGATACCCTCAACGTTTCTGACTGCCTGCCACAGGATCTTGCCCAGGCGCTGCTCGTCGGCCGCGTCTGGCGCGACGACGTTGCGCACCCCGGGCCCAGCGTCGTTGCCGTGCGCAACGGCGAAGTCTTCGATATCACGCGCGAAGCCCCGACCACCGCCGATCTGTTCGATCGTCCCGATGCCGTCGCCATCGCCCGCCACGCGCCCGGCGAATCGCTCGGCCGCGTGGAGGCGCTGCTCCAGCATGCGCTGGACGGCGGCAAGGCACGCCACGCGCTGCTGGCCCCCTGCGATGTGCAGGCCATCAAGGCGTGCGGCGTGACGTTCGCGGTCAGCCTGATCGAGCGGGTCATCGAGGAGCAGGCCGGCGGCGATCCGGCCAGGGCGCGGGACGTGCGCGAGACGATCGCCGCCACCATCGGCACGGATCTGTCGAAGATCGTCCCGGGTTCGGAGCCGGCGCAGCGTCTGAAGGCGGAACTGGAACGGCGCGGCGCGTGGTCGCAGTACATGGAGGTTGGCATCGGTCCCGACGCCGAGGTGTTCTCGAAATCGCAACCGATGTCGTCCGTCGGCTTCGGTGCCGATGTCGGGCTGCTACCCGTCTCCGTCTGGAACAACCCCGAGCCGGAGATCGTGCTCGCGGTCAACAGCGCCGGCGCGATCGTGGGCGCGACGCTGGGCAACGATGTCAACCTGCGCGATATCGAGGGCCGTTCCGCGTTGCTGCTGGGCAAGTGCAAGGACAACAATGCCTCCTGCGCGATCGGTCCGTTCGTGCGGCTGTTCGACGACGCCTTTTCGCTCGACAGCGTGCGCGCGGCCAGCCTGTCGCTGCGCGTGGAGGGCGACGACGATGGCTTCGTGCTGGACGGCATCAGCCATATGCGCGAGATCAGCCGCGATCCGGCCGATCTGGTCGGGCAGACCTTCGGCGCGCACCATCAGTATCCGGACGGCTTCATGCTCTTCCTCGGCACGATGTTCTCGCCGATCCAGGATCGCGACGCGCCGGGCGCGGGCTTTACCCACCATCTGGGTGACCGCGTCACCATTGCGACGCCGTTGCTCGGCGCGCTGGTGAACACGGTCCGCCCGTGCACGGAAATCGCGCCATGGACGTACGGCGTGCGGGCGCTCTACGGCAATCTCGCGGCGCGCGGGCTGCTGGGCGGCGAGTGA
- a CDS encoding SDR family NAD(P)-dependent oxidoreductase: MPSQSVTALITGASSGIGAVYADRLAARGHDLLLVARNEARLRAQAQKLSSQYGVTVDILVADLNDPADLRKVEARLATDARIGMLVNNAGFGGAGTLAQSSVDDMERMIGVNVTAVMRLAYAAAPAFASRGAGTLVNIASIAAIAPEVLNGVYGGTKAFVLAFSRSLHKELAEKGVRVQVVLPGATGTEFWDIAGLPSSNLPESWVMTPQTLVDAALLDLDAGVFASIPSLQDETQWQAWEAAREVMMPNLSSRMAAPRYESADAHEG; encoded by the coding sequence ATGCCATCGCAATCTGTCACTGCTTTGATCACCGGTGCGTCGTCGGGCATCGGCGCCGTCTATGCCGATCGCCTTGCCGCGCGCGGTCACGATCTGCTGCTCGTCGCGCGCAATGAAGCGCGTCTGCGCGCGCAGGCACAGAAGCTGTCGAGCCAGTACGGCGTCACCGTCGACATCCTCGTCGCGGATCTGAACGATCCCGCGGACCTGCGGAAGGTCGAGGCGCGGCTGGCCACCGACGCACGCATCGGCATGCTGGTCAACAACGCGGGTTTCGGGGGCGCGGGCACGCTGGCGCAATCGTCGGTGGACGATATGGAACGGATGATCGGCGTCAACGTGACCGCCGTGATGCGGCTCGCCTATGCGGCCGCCCCCGCGTTCGCATCGCGCGGCGCCGGCACCCTCGTCAATATCGCCTCGATCGCGGCCATCGCGCCCGAGGTGCTGAATGGCGTCTACGGCGGGACCAAGGCGTTCGTGCTGGCATTCAGCCGGTCGCTGCACAAGGAACTGGCGGAGAAAGGGGTGCGTGTGCAAGTGGTGCTGCCCGGTGCGACGGGCACCGAGTTCTGGGATATCGCCGGACTGCCATCGTCGAATCTGCCGGAGAGCTGGGTCATGACGCCCCAGACGCTCGTCGACGCCGCGCTGCTCGACCTCGACGCGGGCGTGTTCGCGTCGATTCCCTCGCTGCAGGACGAGACGCAATGGCAGGCATGGGAAGCCGCCCGCGAAGTCATGATGCCGAATCTCTCGTCGCGCATGGCGGCACCGCGCTACGAATCGGCGGATGCCCACGAAGGTTGA